The following coding sequences lie in one Lolium perenne isolate Kyuss_39 chromosome 2, Kyuss_2.0, whole genome shotgun sequence genomic window:
- the LOC127329762 gene encoding jacalin-related lectin 23, with product MANPAYFTSAPVTQEIPQTELNFHLYMYQWMEGTPSGNEKRAVAVGGRNAFGSIYANDWTMYDGPDPNANLVARVQGVHTNCDMVLPDSWLVCASIVFVDQRFKGSTLKVVGNYGGGGVDEWAIVGGTGEFGFAQGVGTFKKFKEMDGNGNIREFNIRVRHPTPVLAPAKKVGPFGGDAGRDFDIPEQAQRVESVTIRSGSVIDSIAFSYVDKVGKKQTAGPWGGNGGNEETITFAPTETLKKVYGTTGTFRENIVVTSLTFITDLKAYPTFGNALGGTAFIIPEKEASVLGFFGRAGLWLDAIGAYYAAN from the exons ATGGCAAACCCTGCCTATTTCACTAGTGCTCCGGTTACCCAAGAGATCCCGCAGACTGAGCTTAACTTTCACTTGTACATGTACCAGTGGATGGAAGGGACACCGAGTGGTAACGAGAAACGTGCAGTGGCAGTAGGGGGTCGCAATGCATTTGGAAGCATCTATGCCAATGACTGGACCATGTATGATGGTCCTGACCCAAACGCGAACCTTGTCGCGCGTGTTCAGGGTGTGCATACTAACTGCGACATGGTCCTTCCCGACTCATGGTTAGTCTGTGCCAGCATAGTGTTCGTGGATCAAAG GTTTAAGGGATCTACCCTGAAGGTGGTCGGAAACTACGGAGGTGGAGGTGTGGATGAATGGGCGATCGTAGGCGGGACCGGAGAGTTTGGATTTGCACAAGGTGTTGGCACCTTCAAAAAATTCAAAGAGATGGACGGGAACGGGAACATTAGGGAGTTCAACATCCGTGTTCGGCACCCCACTCCA GTGCTCGCTCCTGCCAAAAAGGTTGGGCCATTCGGTGGGGACGCAGGGAGAGATTTCGACATCCCCGAGCAGGCTCAGCGTGTGGAGAGCGTGACAATTCGCAGTGGCAGCGTCATTGATTCAATTGCATTTTCTTACGTTGACAAAGTTGGGAAGAAGCAAACTGCTGGTCCATGGGGTGGTAATGGAGGGAACGAGGAAACG ATCACCTTTGCTCCTACGGAGACTCTGAAGAAAGTTTACGGAACTACCGGCACCTTCAGAGAAAACATTGTTGTTACATCACTTACCTTTATCACCGATCTCAAGGCATATCCAACTTTTGGAAATGCACTCGGTGGTACTGCTTTCATCATACCGGAGAAGGAAGCGAGCGTTCTCGGCTTCTTTGGCCGTGCTGGATTGTGGCTCGACGCAATCGGTGCTTATTACGCTGCAAATTAG
- the LOC127331232 gene encoding uncharacterized protein — MAHAAAAAVPLRRPLLLFLKPARLLSSLAPPSSRRAHPRGTLRPVAPLPSDGEDSGDADAASFGRSRNEKKRDARRAVQWGMELAKFSTPQIKRILRAARLESEVLEALVLVKKFGPDVREGRRRQYNYIGSLLRSVQPELMETLIQSSKDGDDSRLQALLSEVEDKAMQTEDEEVEELSDEEEGDEEYIEIADRWFEGLVCKDIPVTNEVYAIHDVEFDRQELRKLVRIVQVVQEESMQNKDRGKGSDVKLSRAKKPLLMFLRSLAKKHAE; from the exons ATGGCGCACGCCGCCGCAGCCGCCGTGCCGCTgcgccgcccgctcctcctcttcctcaagccggcccgcctcctctcctccctcgcgccccCCTCGTCCCGCCGCGCTCATCCCCGGGGCACGCTCCGCCCCGTCGCCCCGTTGCCCTCCGACGGCGAGGACTCGGGCGATGCGGACGCCGCGTCCTTCGGGAGGAGCCGCAACGAGAAGAAGCGGGATGCCCGCCGCGCCGTGCAGTGGGGCATGGAGCTCGCCAAGTTCTCCACTCCCCAGATCAAGCGCATCCTGAG ggcCGCGAGGCTGGAGAGCGAGGTGCTGGAAGCTCTCGTGCTCGTCAAG AAATTCGGGCCCGACGTGCGGGAAGGAAGGAGGAGGCAGTACaattacatcg GGAGCCTTCTTCGCAGTGTAcaacctgaattgatggaaactcTTATCCAATCTTCAAAGGATGGAGATGATAGCAGGCTACAAGCGTTATTGAGTGAAGTGGAAGACAAGGCGATGCAAACGGAAGACGAGGAAGTGGAAGAGTTATCAGATGAAGAAGAG GGTGATGAAGAGTACATAGAAATTGCAGATAGATGGTTCGAGGGCCTCGTTTGCAAAGATATTCCAGTCACTAATGAAGTTTATGCGATTCATGATGTTGAATTTGACCGTCAG GAATTGAGGAAACTTGTGCGGATAGTCCAAGTAGTTCAAGAAGAAAGTATGCAAAATAAAGATCGTGGGAAAGGATCTGATGTCAAGCTTTCCAGAGCAAAGAAACCACTTCTGATGTTCCTTCGCTCCCTTGCAAAGAAGCATGCTGAATAG